The window cagccccccccgcCACGAGCCACCATGACTGAGCAGCGCGCGCCGTTTCCCCTCCCCCCGCGGCCCGTTGGAGGCCCCACTCCGCTTCTCTCTCCTCCGCTCCGCTTCTCCTCAGCTCCGCCCGCCCTTTTATCCGGGACGGAGCAGAGCGCAGCTCCTGTCCTTCTACCTCTCCACCGCGAGGGCCGAAGGCAGAAAAGACGCCGCACAAGTCCGGCATCACAGCTCACCCAGGCCCAGCCTCGCCGCAGCCCGGCCCATCTCCCACCCCGCTCCGAGGCGGCGGCCAACAGCAGCCGCCATTCTCACCGCTCGCGCTTTTTAAAGCGGCCACGCTTGCCCTCCGCCCGCTCCCGCAAGGAAGAGGAGACCACCCCGACCCCGTCACCTTTCCCGAGGCTCCTCCGCGGCGCTCCGCTCGGTGACTGGGCGCTGGGAAGATGGCGGAAGCGCGGTTCAAATACCCGGACAGCGACGCCGCGCggccgcggggaggggcggggccggcCGTCACGTGGGCAGGCCGGGCGGGAGAGCGGCCCGGGCTCCGCCGCAGCGCGGGTCCGTGTCCGGCGCCGGGCGGGGCGGTTCTGCCCTCCGCGGGAAGCGGCAGCCTGGAGAGATGGAATCCCGTTCGGTAAAAGGGAGCGGTTCCTTTGTGGCGTGGGCGGGAGGGTGCGCAGGGAGCGTCGCCGGCCGCAGCACGTTCTGGCGCGCTGTGCCCCCCCCCCGGGATTCATAGCGTCCTTCCTGCTCCTCTCTATCCAGTTACACAGGGGTGCCCCCGGCCCCAGCCGCAGCAGGTTCCGGCCCGCTGAGGCCTGCGGTACCCCCTGGGGTCACAGTCTCCATCCAGCCCTGGAGCCTCTCCCAGCCTCAGTTACACAGCGGTGCCCGCAGCCGCACCAAACGCGAACAGCCGCACTGCGGTCTCGAACCCGGGGACTCAAGCGATCCTCCCGCCACAGCCGGGAGAGCGGGCGCGCGCCACCGGAGTCGCATCAGGAAGTGATTTGGTGCGGCATGAACCAGTCAGGTGGTGTCTGAGACAAAGGGTAAAACAATCTATTAAACTGCCTCCAGCATGGCTTAATGAAGGCtttaaaagcagcaggagaACTTAATTGAACAGCTGTTAGGTGAAGACGGCTGTGTTCAGGAGAGATTTCCTTATGACTGttgttttcagttcttcatACAAGCTGGTCTGCATTCACCAGCGTgcactactaaaaataaaagttgcttTGTAAACACTCGATTTAGAATAGTTCTGTAAGCTCTCAAGTACAACCTTCAGTAGGACAAAGTTGTTCACAAACTTTCAAAGAACGTGTTTTGCATAGGTCTATAAATATCACCTTTTGAGGGTTCACACTGATTCTTAAGGGCTCAGATTGTTTTTCACTCTGCTATACTTCAACAGTTTTCAAGTGGTCTGCATAAAGCTTGTTGGTGCACCCCACAATTTagaacaaatgtttttttaacTATGGATTGAATAAAcctagaaaatatttcatggcAGGGTATATATGCAAACATAGTTTA of the Columba livia isolate bColLiv1 breed racing homer chromosome 17, bColLiv1.pat.W.v2, whole genome shotgun sequence genome contains:
- the LOC135575611 gene encoding actin nucleation-promoting factor WASL-like translates to MAALPPRPPPDPVTAARPPLPLWLSGLQRDTRSRGLRRARGKGRLQARSAESAPPQPAQNQRAVPHEYPPPDRESPERVLRGSRAECSPGRASAAPQPPPPRATMTEQRAPFPLPPRPVGGPTPLLSPPLRFSSAPPALLSGTEQSAAPVLLPLHREGRRQKRRRTSPASQLTQAQPRRSPAHLPPRSEAAANSSRHSHRSRFLKRPRLPSARSRKEEETTPTPSPFPRLLRGAPLGDWALGRWRKRGSNTRTATPRGRGEGRGRPSRGQAGRESGPGSAAARVRVRRRAGRFCPPREAAAWRDGIPFVTQGCPRPQPQQVPAR